From one Candidatus Poribacteria bacterium genomic stretch:
- a CDS encoding HNH endonuclease — translation MSKTYVSVALRQLIRTRAKNLCEYCLIREEDTYFGCQVDHIISEKHGGSTHESNLAYACSYCNRNKGSDIGSIVWQTRRFCGFFNPRIDQWADHFRLDGIRIAFLTPTGEVTSRILDFNHIDRLIEREELAALGHYPSSAALTLML, via the coding sequence ATGAGTAAGACTTACGTTTCTGTCGCCTTAAGACAGTTGATTAGGACACGTGCCAAGAACCTGTGTGAATATTGCTTGATTCGCGAAGAGGATACCTACTTTGGTTGTCAGGTAGATCACATTATTAGCGAGAAGCATGGAGGTTCTACTCATGAGAGTAATCTTGCCTATGCGTGTTCGTACTGCAATCGCAACAAAGGGAGCGACATCGGATCTATTGTGTGGCAGACCCGGCGATTTTGTGGTTTCTTCAATCCCCGCATTGACCAATGGGCGGACCATTTTAGATTAGATGGCATCAGGATTGCTTTCCTTACACCCACCGGTGAGGTCACTTCCCGTATCTTGGATTTCAATCATATTGATCGACTTATTGAGCGTGAAGAATTGGCTGCCCTTGGCCACTATCCTTCGTCTGCTGCTCTAACATTGATGTTATAA
- a CDS encoding site-specific DNA-methyltransferase: protein MKTTHSILFQDARDLKNIPSESVDLVVTSPPYPMISMWDEMFSDQNPEIQKALVCGDGKQAYALIHEILDAVWNEVFRVLKNGRFACINIGDATRKIRDDFCLYPNHARILNYLLSIGFSALPDILWRKQANTPNKFMGSGMLPAGAYVTLEHEYILIVRKGSKREFKTEDEKANRRESALFWEERNIWYSDVWTDIKGTEQKLPKAMSRLRSGAFPFDLAYRLINMYSVKGDVILDPFLGTGTTTTAAMTSGRNSIGVEIDESFQHVICPVANHIVDFSNDYLCDRLRRHLAFVEDRIQNSKPLKYTNKHYDCPVVTSQEQFIFLNGLKEVHECRDNIFEVVYSTKPQTWNFDEPPETSIRNKEKSHPKPSQFSMLNAQ, encoded by the coding sequence ATGAAAACTACCCATAGTATCCTTTTTCAAGATGCACGAGATCTAAAAAATATTCCATCAGAAAGCGTCGATTTGGTTGTTACTTCTCCACCATATCCCATGATTAGCATGTGGGATGAGATGTTTAGTGATCAGAATCCAGAGATTCAAAAGGCATTAGTGTGCGGCGATGGAAAACAGGCGTATGCATTGATACACGAGATTCTCGATGCTGTGTGGAATGAAGTATTCAGGGTGTTAAAAAATGGTAGGTTTGCCTGCATCAATATCGGTGATGCGACACGGAAGATCCGAGATGATTTTTGTTTGTATCCGAACCACGCGAGAATCTTGAATTATCTCTTAAGTATCGGGTTTTCTGCGCTCCCCGACATCCTTTGGCGAAAACAGGCGAATACGCCAAATAAATTTATGGGGTCGGGCATGCTGCCTGCGGGTGCTTATGTGACGCTGGAACACGAGTATATTCTAATCGTCAGAAAAGGTTCCAAAAGAGAATTTAAAACAGAGGACGAAAAAGCGAATAGACGCGAAAGTGCTCTGTTTTGGGAAGAGCGGAATATCTGGTATTCGGATGTTTGGACGGATATTAAGGGAACGGAGCAGAAACTTCCGAAGGCGATGTCACGATTGAGAAGTGGAGCATTTCCGTTTGATTTGGCGTATCGACTCATCAATATGTATTCTGTGAAAGGCGATGTAATACTCGATCCATTTCTGGGGACAGGCACCACGACTACAGCTGCGATGACATCGGGACGCAACAGTATCGGTGTTGAAATCGACGAGAGTTTTCAACACGTTATTTGTCCAGTTGCCAACCATATCGTTGATTTTTCAAACGATTATTTGTGCGACAGGTTGCGAAGACACTTGGCGTTTGTTGAAGACCGGATCCAAAACTCGAAACCGTTAAAATATACAAATAAACACTACGATTGTCCGGTGGTGACGAGCCAGGAGCAGTTTATTTTCCTGAACGGCTTAAAGGAAGTTCACGAGTGCCGAGATAACATCTTTGAAGTCGTGTATTCAACCAAACCGCAAACTTGGAATTTTGATGAACCCCCAGAAACCTCAATTCGGAATAAAGAGAAATCCCACCCAAAACCTTCTCAATTCAGTATGTTGAATGCACAGTGA
- a CDS encoding MjaI family restriction endonuclease — protein sequence MQIKLKNTEIQEYVNAPAGEFPKYTTQLMNVANQNSQATRPRHVGQLSELIQEFPGQTFEEWVMWYQERYPDAIDEATDRIISMIENFNGAVDKIDRNLVKSWVADLILVKTFTGLKFQEAILKKLAEIKGCDYRLAEPHEESQGIDGFVGEEAYSIKPDTYDSIPTVAESIEIKMIFYEKKKDGVVFEIPEE from the coding sequence ATGCAAATTAAATTAAAAAATACTGAGATTCAAGAATATGTAAACGCTCCTGCTGGTGAATTTCCGAAGTATACGACCCAATTAATGAATGTCGCAAATCAAAATTCTCAAGCTACACGACCGAGGCACGTTGGACAATTGAGCGAACTGATTCAGGAATTTCCGGGACAAACTTTTGAAGAATGGGTTATGTGGTATCAAGAACGATATCCCGATGCGATTGATGAAGCAACGGATAGAATCATCTCAATGATAGAGAACTTCAATGGGGCTGTTGACAAGATTGATCGAAATTTGGTGAAATCATGGGTGGCGGATCTTATTCTCGTCAAAACGTTCACAGGTCTTAAATTTCAGGAGGCAATTCTGAAAAAGTTGGCGGAGATAAAAGGCTGCGACTACCGTTTGGCGGAACCTCATGAAGAATCCCAAGGTATAGATGGGTTCGTAGGCGAAGAAGCCTATTCTATCAAGCCTGACACTTATGATTCAATACCAACTGTAGCGGAATCCATAGAGATAAAGATGATTTTTTATGAAAAAAAGAAAGATGGCGTAGTGTTTGAAATACCGGAAGAGTAG
- a CDS encoding ABC transporter ATP-binding protein, which produces MFGMGGELYEYSDEEQDLGKVYDRVLMKRLLAYLKPYKFQLLFIGLLMVGNTLARLAGPYLLQRGIDEHISPGTLTGLSTIAIFYVVALIGEFVFSYFEEYRMQMIGQHAMHDLRQTLFSHLQRLDVQFFDKNPVGRLMTRVMGDVQVLNELFASGVITVFANLLQILGIMVAMLLYNWKLALVTFTVIPIIFGATLVYQIYSRRAFREQRKQLARINAFLQENIVGMTTMKLFAQERRSHLRFNERNRRYLAANLRSIFYFSIFHPLIEVTASLAIAVIIWYGGGQVVQGTLTFGVLLAFIRYAERFFWPIRELSEKYTIFQNAMASSERIFQLIDTQPTIVSTTPKSGTKTLKGEIEFRNVWFAYNDEDYVLRDVSFKVKPGEKVALVGHTGAGKTSIINLLCRFYEINKGQILIDGVDIREMNLEELREAVSIVQQNIFLFSDSIERNISLGNPSISSEQVTRAAQDVHLDRFVQKMPQVYGTEIKEDGGGLSVGQKQLVAFARALASDPSILVLDEATSSVDTETELLIEDALSRLMENRTSVVIAHRLSTIQNADKIIVMHRGEIRETGTHNALLQQGGIYYRLYQLQYKGQEKNGS; this is translated from the coding sequence ATGTTCGGCATGGGAGGCGAACTGTACGAATATAGCGATGAGGAGCAAGATCTCGGGAAAGTTTATGACCGGGTGCTGATGAAGCGTCTCCTGGCATACCTTAAACCCTACAAATTCCAGCTGCTCTTCATCGGATTGCTCATGGTCGGGAATACGCTTGCACGTTTAGCGGGACCCTACTTACTGCAGCGTGGTATTGACGAGCACATTAGCCCAGGCACATTGACCGGATTAAGTACGATCGCGATTTTTTACGTAGTGGCATTGATTGGCGAGTTCGTGTTTAGTTACTTTGAGGAATACCGCATGCAGATGATTGGGCAACACGCGATGCACGATCTGCGACAGACGCTCTTTTCACATCTGCAACGCTTGGACGTCCAATTTTTCGATAAAAATCCGGTTGGTAGACTGATGACCCGCGTTATGGGAGATGTTCAGGTCCTCAACGAACTCTTTGCCTCGGGTGTGATCACCGTCTTCGCGAATCTGCTCCAGATTTTGGGGATCATGGTGGCAATGCTACTTTATAACTGGAAACTTGCACTCGTGACGTTCACGGTGATTCCAATTATCTTCGGTGCCACGCTTGTCTACCAGATTTATTCGCGTCGTGCGTTTCGGGAACAACGGAAGCAGCTTGCACGGATCAATGCTTTTTTGCAAGAAAACATCGTCGGCATGACGACAATGAAGCTTTTCGCACAAGAGCGACGGAGCCATCTCCGCTTTAACGAGCGAAACCGGAGATACCTCGCAGCCAACCTTCGAAGTATCTTCTATTTTTCAATTTTCCACCCGCTGATTGAAGTAACTGCTTCTCTTGCGATAGCCGTGATTATCTGGTACGGGGGTGGACAGGTTGTGCAAGGCACGCTGACTTTCGGCGTTCTGTTAGCATTCATCCGCTACGCTGAGCGTTTCTTCTGGCCCATCCGAGAACTGAGCGAAAAGTATACGATTTTCCAAAACGCAATGGCATCCTCCGAACGCATCTTCCAACTGATCGATACGCAACCGACCATCGTCTCTACCACCCCTAAAAGTGGCACCAAGACTTTGAAAGGTGAGATTGAGTTCCGAAACGTCTGGTTCGCCTACAACGATGAGGACTACGTTTTGCGGGATGTCTCATTTAAGGTAAAACCGGGCGAGAAGGTCGCACTCGTTGGGCATACCGGTGCGGGGAAAACCTCTATCATCAATCTGCTGTGCCGATTCTATGAGATTAACAAGGGTCAGATCCTGATTGACGGGGTGGACATCCGAGAGATGAATCTGGAGGAACTACGAGAGGCGGTCAGCATTGTGCAACAGAATATATTTCTCTTTTCTGACTCCATCGAACGGAATATCAGTCTGGGGAATCCGTCAATCTCATCGGAACAGGTGACGCGTGCAGCGCAAGACGTGCATTTAGACCGGTTCGTTCAGAAAATGCCGCAGGTCTATGGCACAGAGATCAAAGAGGACGGCGGCGGGTTATCTGTTGGACAGAAGCAGTTGGTCGCCTTTGCGCGGGCTTTAGCATCCGATCCGAGCATCCTTGTCCTCGACGAAGCGACATCAAGCGTTGACACCGAGACCGAACTCCTGATCGAAGATGCCCTGAGTCGTCTGATGGAAAACAGGACCTCCGTCGTTATTGCACACAGACTTTCGACGATCCAAAATGCGGATAAGATTATCGTGATGCATCGCGGCGAAATCCGAGAGACCGGCACACACAACGCGTTATTACAACAGGGCGGCATCTATTATCGGTTGTATCAGTTGCAGTATAAGGGACAGGAGAAAAATGGCAGCTAA
- a CDS encoding ABC transporter ATP-binding protein, which yields MTNAILLISPKILQTFFDELERAFRDPDFTVPPERILFFALLIFGVAFFAGILRFAQRRIIQGVARQMEFHLRADFFLHLQKLSAAYYDSVRTGDLMTRATSDLNAIRMVLSSAIMYTADAIVFFGLALTIMLQIDATLTAVALLPYPILAILIRTLGKRLHAHYESIQEAFSTLNTKVQENLSGVRVVKAYTLEASEVEHFQELNHEFVERNHRQIRLMTFFFPLFRFLPGIGGVVLLWMGGLHVIEGKITLGEFVAFSAYLMMLVRPMITLGFIVNTFERGAASMDRMNAILNEKPEIFDGEQVKWGIKDIEGEIEFRNLSFDYPDGTPVLKGINLKVERGMTLAIVGGTGSGKSTLVNLIPRIRQAERGTIFIDGVDIQDIPLNVLRSNIGFVEQEPFLFSDYLRNNITYGLETADDEEVKSAAHTADLLEQIEEFPDGLETFLGERGITISGGQRQRSALARAIIIKPKILILDDAFANVDTQTEDTILNRLAEIMKDRTTILISHRISTVKNADHIIVLNEGSIVETGTHEQLIEYNGIYNGIYETQLLQEELEEL from the coding sequence GTGACGAATGCGATACTCCTAATCAGTCCAAAGATTCTTCAGACTTTTTTTGATGAGTTAGAACGCGCATTCAGAGACCCAGATTTTACCGTACCTCCGGAACGAATCCTTTTTTTTGCACTTCTTATCTTCGGGGTCGCGTTCTTTGCGGGCATCTTACGCTTCGCTCAACGACGCATCATCCAAGGTGTCGCTCGGCAGATGGAGTTTCACCTCCGTGCTGATTTCTTTCTCCATCTCCAAAAACTCTCCGCTGCGTATTACGATAGTGTCCGCACCGGTGATCTGATGACCCGCGCCACCAGCGACTTAAACGCCATCAGAATGGTCTTGAGCAGTGCTATCATGTACACCGCCGATGCGATAGTGTTTTTCGGACTCGCGCTTACTATCATGCTGCAGATCGATGCAACCCTAACGGCTGTTGCTTTGCTGCCCTATCCAATCCTCGCGATTTTGATTCGCACCCTCGGAAAGCGGTTACATGCCCACTACGAAAGCATCCAAGAGGCATTCTCAACGCTGAATACCAAAGTCCAGGAGAATTTGTCTGGTGTCCGTGTTGTGAAAGCATATACGCTTGAGGCGAGTGAGGTAGAGCATTTCCAAGAGCTGAATCATGAGTTTGTTGAACGTAATCACCGACAAATCCGATTGATGACTTTCTTCTTCCCGCTCTTCCGTTTCCTACCGGGTATCGGTGGTGTGGTTCTCCTCTGGATGGGGGGTCTCCATGTGATTGAAGGGAAGATTACACTCGGCGAGTTTGTGGCGTTCAGTGCCTATCTCATGATGCTCGTCCGTCCGATGATTACCCTCGGCTTTATTGTCAATACCTTTGAACGCGGGGCAGCATCCATGGATCGGATGAACGCGATTCTCAATGAAAAACCAGAAATCTTCGACGGTGAGCAGGTGAAATGGGGCATCAAAGACATTGAAGGCGAAATTGAGTTTAGAAATCTTAGTTTTGATTACCCAGATGGAACGCCTGTCCTCAAAGGCATCAACCTCAAAGTTGAGCGCGGCATGACCCTCGCGATCGTCGGCGGGACGGGGTCTGGGAAATCTACGCTCGTCAACCTCATTCCACGCATTCGTCAAGCAGAACGGGGCACCATCTTTATCGACGGCGTAGACATCCAAGATATACCCTTAAACGTCCTCCGTTCTAACATCGGGTTTGTGGAGCAGGAACCTTTTCTTTTCTCAGACTATTTGCGAAATAATATCACCTACGGTCTCGAAACAGCAGATGATGAAGAAGTAAAAAGCGCGGCGCATACTGCAGATCTTCTTGAGCAAATTGAAGAATTTCCCGATGGATTGGAAACTTTCCTCGGTGAACGCGGGATAACGATTTCGGGCGGGCAACGCCAACGGAGCGCGCTCGCACGCGCCATTATTATTAAACCGAAAATCCTTATCCTTGATGATGCCTTTGCGAATGTCGATACGCAAACTGAAGATACAATTCTCAACCGACTTGCTGAAATTATGAAGGATCGCACGACGATTCTCATTTCGCATCGGATCTCTACCGTCAAAAACGCCGACCATATCATTGTTCTTAATGAGGGTAGCATTGTTGAGACAGGCACGCATGAACAACTGATTGAATACAACGGCATCTACAACGGCATCTACGAAACACAACTCTTGCAAGAGGAACTCGAAGAACTTTAA
- the gnd gene encoding decarboxylating NADP(+)-dependent phosphogluconate dehydrogenase, with amino-acid sequence MDSIIGGKQIWRQMGENLALNMESKGFEVAVFNRTLSRVDAFMAGAAKDKNITGAHSIPELIEKLDSPRKIILMVKAGEPVDAFIGQLVPHLSTGDLIIDGGNSNFNDTVRRHAELAEQDVLFIGTGISGGEEGALKGPAMMPGGSAEAYALVEPIFTKIAAQVGGTPCCSYIGPDGAGHYVKMVHNGIEYGDMQLICEAYSLMKGILGMDADEMHEVFSEWNRGELNSYLIEITADIFTQLDRSGTPFVDVVLDQAGQKGTGKWTSISALDLGISAPTIAEAVFARCISAVKSERVAAEQVIQGPAGTYQGDRDEALKAIHDALYAAKICSYAQGFALMREASEEFGWDLDLGMISLGWRGGCIIRAKFLHRIAEAFERNPELPNLMLDSYFRDVLETAQPNWRSVIGTATQLGVPVPAFSSALAYFDSYRSGRLSANLIQAMRDYFGAHTYHKLDADGNTILGEDGEPTVFHTEWMLEGRPEVTVD; translated from the coding sequence ATGGATTCTATCATAGGAGGAAAACAGATTTGGCGGCAGATGGGTGAAAACCTCGCACTGAACATGGAAAGCAAAGGGTTTGAGGTAGCGGTCTTCAACCGAACCCTCTCACGGGTGGATGCTTTCATGGCAGGTGCTGCGAAGGACAAAAATATCACTGGAGCGCATTCCATTCCAGAACTCATTGAGAAGTTAGACAGCCCCCGAAAAATTATCTTGATGGTGAAAGCCGGCGAACCCGTCGATGCATTTATAGGGCAATTGGTCCCACATCTTTCAACGGGCGACCTCATTATTGACGGTGGAAACTCCAATTTCAACGACACTGTCCGTCGGCATGCGGAGTTGGCTGAGCAGGACGTTCTGTTTATCGGCACAGGTATTTCTGGGGGCGAAGAGGGCGCACTCAAAGGACCCGCCATGATGCCGGGCGGTTCAGCCGAGGCTTACGCACTCGTGGAGCCGATCTTTACGAAGATTGCGGCACAGGTAGGAGGCACACCCTGCTGCTCTTATATCGGACCCGATGGCGCGGGGCATTACGTCAAGATGGTGCATAACGGCATTGAATACGGCGACATGCAGCTGATATGTGAAGCCTATTCCCTGATGAAAGGCATCTTGGGAATGGACGCCGACGAAATGCACGAAGTCTTCAGCGAATGGAATCGTGGCGAACTGAATTCTTACCTCATCGAAATTACCGCAGACATTTTCACACAACTCGATAGGAGTGGTACACCTTTCGTCGATGTCGTGCTGGATCAGGCAGGACAGAAAGGCACCGGTAAATGGACGAGTATCTCGGCGCTGGATCTGGGTATCTCCGCACCGACGATCGCAGAGGCGGTTTTTGCGCGCTGTATCTCCGCTGTTAAAAGCGAACGTGTTGCGGCAGAACAGGTTATCCAAGGACCCGCTGGCACCTATCAAGGCGACCGGGACGAAGCACTCAAAGCAATTCACGACGCGCTTTACGCCGCGAAAATCTGCTCTTATGCCCAAGGTTTCGCCTTAATGCGGGAAGCAAGCGAAGAATTTGGATGGGATTTGGATCTCGGCATGATTAGTTTAGGCTGGCGGGGTGGGTGTATCATTCGGGCGAAGTTCCTGCATCGGATCGCGGAGGCGTTTGAACGCAATCCTGAACTACCGAACCTTATGCTCGATTCCTACTTCCGAGATGTGCTTGAAACCGCGCAACCCAACTGGCGAAGCGTCATCGGCACAGCCACACAACTCGGTGTTCCTGTTCCGGCATTCAGCTCCGCTTTAGCCTATTTCGATAGTTACCGCAGCGGGAGACTCTCTGCGAACCTGATTCAAGCGATGCGTGACTACTTCGGTGCACACACCTATCATAAACTTGACGCAGATGGAAACACGATCCTCGGAGAAGACGGGGAACCGACGGTATTCCATACCGAATGGATGCTCGAAGGTCGCCCGGAAGTTACTGTTGATTAA
- a CDS encoding HAD family hydrolase translates to MDHGSQQALYDFEPQHEFFVGIDSDGCVFNSMEVKHNDCFSVNLVKHFGLASISRQVHQAWDFVNLYSTTRGTNRFKAILLVCDFLREMPLVRNMGVAVPELSYLREWSETETKLGNPALQAAIDSATGERLDELSQVMEWSLGVNESVAEIVYNLPPFPGVHETLQRLQGKSDVIVVSATPDEALVREWAEHEIDTYVALIAGQEMGTKTEHLTITTKDRYPENHVLMLGDSPGDLKAARDVGALFFPVNPGSEDTSWQLFLDEAMDKFFNGQYAGTYEDALIDKFQELLPETPPWQ, encoded by the coding sequence ATGGATCACGGATCACAACAAGCATTATACGATTTTGAACCGCAACACGAATTTTTCGTTGGAATCGACTCAGACGGTTGCGTTTTCAATAGTATGGAGGTCAAACACAACGACTGTTTCAGCGTGAACCTCGTTAAACATTTCGGCTTGGCATCTATTTCTCGGCAGGTGCATCAGGCGTGGGATTTTGTGAATCTTTACTCAACGACGCGCGGCACGAATCGCTTTAAAGCGATCCTGCTGGTGTGCGATTTCTTACGCGAGATGCCACTCGTGCGAAACATGGGGGTCGCAGTGCCGGAACTGTCGTACCTACGAGAATGGTCGGAAACGGAAACGAAACTCGGTAATCCCGCACTGCAAGCCGCAATTGACAGCGCAACTGGGGAACGACTTGACGAATTGAGCCAAGTGATGGAGTGGAGTCTCGGTGTCAACGAAAGTGTCGCAGAGATTGTCTACAACCTTCCACCCTTTCCTGGGGTGCATGAGACGTTGCAACGGCTTCAGGGCAAATCGGATGTCATCGTCGTTTCCGCAACGCCAGATGAGGCACTCGTCCGGGAATGGGCTGAGCACGAAATTGACACCTACGTCGCGTTGATTGCTGGACAGGAGATGGGAACAAAAACGGAGCATCTCACGATAACGACAAAAGACAGGTACCCCGAAAACCATGTCTTAATGCTCGGTGATTCACCCGGCGATTTGAAAGCGGCAAGAGATGTAGGGGCACTCTTCTTTCCTGTCAATCCCGGTTCCGAGGACACATCTTGGCAACTCTTCCTTGACGAGGCGATGGATAAATTCTTCAACGGACAATACGCCGGTACTTATGAGGACGCGTTGATTGACAAGTTTCAGGAATTGTTGCCAGAAACCCCACCATGGCAATGA
- a CDS encoding D-2-hydroxyacid dehydrogenase gives MKILLQGRVEGELLQRLEGIVGDEHTFVIPGSREELIEEGKDAEVFYGYCSEDLFPHLPNIKWIQSSSAGMDRHMYPALRESDVILTNAAGLYGTHVADQAFALLLGLARGIHESVRNQDKHQWGGARTMPMIEIDGFKIGIVGMGGIGMQMAKRAKGFDMYVMAVDAYRTDKPDTVDELMPMDQLSNMMSQVDVVMIACPLTEETRGLINKDNLSVMQPTAFFINVARGPIVNEPDLIEILRAGTIAAVGLDVTEIEPLSADSPLWDFDNIIISPHSAGGSQRRMQRITGFFLDNLERYLKGEELKNIVNKQLGF, from the coding sequence ATGAAGATTTTACTTCAAGGACGTGTTGAAGGTGAACTCCTCCAGAGATTAGAAGGCATCGTCGGCGACGAACACACCTTTGTTATCCCAGGTTCACGCGAGGAACTTATTGAAGAGGGCAAAGATGCTGAAGTCTTCTATGGCTACTGCAGTGAAGACCTATTTCCGCACCTACCCAATATCAAATGGATTCAATCTTCCAGCGCAGGCATGGATCGGCACATGTACCCCGCGCTTCGTGAGAGTGATGTCATTCTAACAAACGCTGCAGGCTTATATGGAACACACGTCGCAGACCAAGCGTTCGCACTCCTGCTCGGATTGGCGCGGGGTATCCACGAATCCGTTCGGAATCAGGACAAACACCAATGGGGTGGCGCAAGGACAATGCCAATGATCGAGATTGATGGGTTCAAGATCGGTATTGTTGGCATGGGTGGCATTGGGATGCAGATGGCAAAGCGCGCAAAGGGCTTCGATATGTACGTTATGGCTGTCGATGCCTACCGCACCGATAAACCCGACACCGTTGATGAACTGATGCCGATGGATCAGCTCTCAAATATGATGAGCCAAGTGGACGTTGTGATGATTGCATGTCCGTTGACTGAGGAGACACGGGGACTCATCAATAAGGACAACCTATCCGTGATGCAACCGACAGCGTTCTTTATCAACGTCGCCCGCGGTCCGATTGTCAATGAACCCGATCTGATTGAGATTCTACGCGCCGGTACAATCGCTGCGGTAGGCTTGGATGTCACTGAGATCGAACCGCTTTCGGCAGACAGTCCATTGTGGGATTTTGACAATATTATCATTTCGCCGCATTCTGCGGGAGGTTCGCAGCGCCGTATGCAACGGATTACCGGGTTCTTCTTGGATAACTTGGAACGGTATCTGAAGGGTGAAGAGCTGAAGAACATTGTGAACAAACAACTCGGTTTCTAA
- a CDS encoding AAA-like domain-containing protein translates to MSSSHRGRQVRRLFFQRAVAALTAEDLTYFPIQLNFEIYVDCSRSEFYNFLTKQICKEIKRVFQKRREALDEPLKHFLDNAQITNHLSMMEFFEGVQRFLKDGEDWQKVVLIIDEFDGIPTSALKGFLHAFRHTYITHATLQCPHSLGIVGVKSIAQLDYDRSVSPFNIHDDFALSNFTLAQVRELFRQYTAEAGQAFVPEVIESIHRQTGGQPFLVNRFAQILTEEMDIPKTETLTMTHFSEAHIQLLDENNTNLTHLITNIRRNPRFESFLMRILLYEEGVPFNLRNELINELATYGVLARGTDRMCKIANPVYLHCIMQAFKPIVQERPSRENFR, encoded by the coding sequence TTGTCATCTTCGCACCGCGGCAGACAGGTAAGACGACTTTTTTTCCAACGTGCCGTTGCAGCACTTACTGCTGAAGACCTCACCTATTTTCCCATTCAACTGAATTTTGAAATATATGTCGACTGCAGTCGTTCCGAATTTTACAACTTTCTCACCAAACAGATTTGTAAGGAAATTAAACGCGTTTTCCAAAAGCGCAGAGAGGCACTTGACGAACCACTAAAGCATTTTCTCGACAATGCCCAGATAACCAATCATTTATCAATGATGGAATTCTTTGAAGGGGTTCAGCGTTTCCTGAAGGACGGGGAAGATTGGCAGAAGGTTGTTCTCATTATCGACGAGTTTGATGGCATCCCCACATCTGCCCTGAAGGGTTTTCTGCACGCTTTTCGACATACTTACATCACTCACGCTACGCTTCAATGTCCGCACAGCCTTGGCATTGTGGGGGTCAAGAGCATCGCACAACTTGACTATGATCGCTCTGTTTCTCCGTTCAATATCCATGACGATTTTGCTTTGTCCAATTTTACGCTTGCACAGGTGCGAGAGCTGTTCAGGCAATATACTGCTGAGGCCGGACAAGCCTTTGTTCCAGAAGTGATTGAATCTATTCACAGACAGACGGGGGGACAACCCTTCCTCGTCAACCGATTCGCACAGATACTTACTGAAGAGATGGACATTCCGAAAACCGAAACACTGACAATGACCCACTTTTCAGAGGCACATATACAACTTTTGGACGAAAATAACACCAACCTAACACATTTGATAACCAATATCCGCCGAAACCCGCGCTTTGAAAGCTTTTTGATGCGGATCCTATTGTACGAGGAAGGGGTGCCTTTCAACCTACGCAATGAACTTATTAATGAACTCGCAACGTACGGAGTGCTCGCGAGAGGCACTGACAGGATGTGTAAAATTGCCAACCCAGTTTATCTACATTGCATCATGCAAGCATTCAAACCGATAGTGCAAGAACGCCCTTCACGAGAAAATTTTAGATAG